In Deltaproteobacteria bacterium HGW-Deltaproteobacteria-2, the following are encoded in one genomic region:
- a CDS encoding benzylsuccinate synthase, whose amino-acid sequence MPLCKECKKFFPLKEDPNKGDCVQRVVDPRQAYYKAKPVGANMDASSCSSFEKK is encoded by the coding sequence ATGCCGTTGTGCAAGGAGTGTAAAAAGTTCTTCCCCCTAAAGGAAGATCCGAACAAGGGGGATTGTGTTCAAAGGGTGGTTGATCCGAGACAGGCCTACTACAAAGCGAAACCGGTGGGAGCAAATATGGACGCAAGTTCGTGCTCTTCATTTGAAAAAAAATAA
- a CDS encoding C4-dicarboxylate ABC transporter substrate-binding protein codes for MKCNNLVKFLCLGLVVFFIGSTSTFALTLQEKAKYARFLTGYTSEFTPQEREKLAKVFIDSATGLTPQEKAKYAKFLAGSTSDFTPQEREKYSNVFMDAALVIPPQDKAKYADIPGVQNLKKVKPNGDFLYVVKLGTLAPEGVGWAALIKQIINPGILKVTSGLIYLNWYYGGTMGDDQDILAKMRNGQLQGGGFSGQGMLMACPEMALIELPFMFESYDEVEYVYSKLRPRISQWFEKHGYHLVLLAEQDFDQVYSTKYPIRTSDDFKNSRFLTWYGSLEERVLKAVGASPLPIRVPEVAASIRTGVCDAFISPSIWAVGTQMYTVMKYLNPMHIRYSPAGGVITMQTWNLLPKEAQIAIDYYVTSIEKDFRQQVRESNEKCLKAMYKYGMKEVKLTPAELNLLKKRLMPLWDELAEKGYYTKAELAEVKALLAEYRAKNKK; via the coding sequence ATGAAATGTAACAATCTTGTTAAGTTTCTCTGTCTGGGTTTAGTTGTGTTTTTTATCGGATCAACCTCTACATTTGCGCTTACGCTTCAGGAAAAGGCAAAATACGCGAGGTTTTTAACAGGATATACGAGCGAATTCACGCCTCAAGAAAGAGAAAAGCTTGCAAAGGTTTTTATAGATTCCGCGACAGGACTTACACCACAAGAAAAGGCAAAATACGCGAAGTTTTTAGCAGGATCCACAAGCGATTTTACCCCTCAGGAAAGAGAAAAATATTCTAATGTTTTTATGGACGCCGCACTCGTAATTCCACCACAAGACAAGGCAAAATATGCAGATATACCCGGTGTTCAGAACTTAAAAAAAGTAAAACCAAACGGTGACTTTCTGTATGTCGTCAAGTTGGGCACATTGGCTCCGGAAGGAGTCGGTTGGGCTGCTTTAATCAAGCAAATAATTAATCCCGGAATATTAAAGGTGACAAGTGGACTGATATATTTGAACTGGTATTACGGCGGTACAATGGGTGATGACCAGGATATATTAGCCAAGATGCGCAACGGACAGTTGCAGGGAGGCGGTTTTTCCGGACAGGGAATGTTAATGGCTTGTCCGGAAATGGCTTTGATAGAATTACCGTTCATGTTCGAAAGTTACGATGAAGTGGAATATGTTTATTCCAAGCTAAGACCGCGCATCAGTCAGTGGTTTGAAAAGCATGGATATCATCTTGTTCTACTGGCGGAGCAGGATTTTGATCAAGTTTATTCCACTAAATATCCAATCAGGACATCCGATGACTTTAAAAACAGCCGTTTTTTAACATGGTATGGATCTCTGGAAGAAAGGGTTTTAAAAGCTGTAGGCGCGAGTCCTTTACCTATTCGCGTTCCTGAAGTGGCCGCTTCCATCCGCACAGGTGTATGCGATGCCTTCATCAGTCCTAGCATATGGGCAGTCGGAACACAGATGTATACCGTTATGAAATATCTAAATCCCATGCATATACGTTATTCGCCGGCCGGCGGTGTGATAACGATGCAAACATGGAATCTGTTACCTAAGGAAGCTCAAATTGCTATCGATTATTATGTAACGTCAATAGAGAAAGACTTCAGACAGCAAGTGCGTGAAAGCAATGAAAAATGTTTGAAAGCGATGTATAAATACGGAATGAAAGAAGTTAAGCTGACACCTGCAGAACTTAATCTTCTGAAAAAGAGACTCATGCCGCTGTGGGATGAATTAGCCGAAAAGGGATATTATACCAAAGCTGAATTAGCTGAAGTTAAAGCACTATTGGCAGAGTATCGAGCTAAAAATAAAAAATAA